In Sphingobacterium sp. PCS056, the following proteins share a genomic window:
- a CDS encoding glycosyltransferase family 2 protein: MQSDQILISVIIPIYNQELYLEDAIQSVLSQDHGFVELILVNDGSTDKSSEICYKYIEQYNHIRYYEQTNRGVSAARNRGLEEVLGSYVFF, translated from the coding sequence ATGCAGTCAGACCAAATATTGATATCAGTAATAATTCCAATTTATAATCAAGAATTATATTTGGAGGATGCTATACAAAGTGTCTTAAGTCAGGATCATGGATTTGTGGAATTAATCTTAGTGAATGATGGGAGTACAGATAAGTCATCAGAAATTTGTTATAAATATATAGAGCAGTACAATCATATACGTTATTATGAACAAACCAATAGGGGGGTATCGGCTGCGAGAAATAGGGGGCTTGAAGAAGTTTTAGGTTCATATGTTTTTTTTTAG
- a CDS encoding glycosyltransferase has protein sequence MKILFVQHLHFINGSGGTEKICSFLANNFVKQGHQVEIATNENISGSAIFPLDDLIQVTNIYKPDIVQKEQIPTFNYRGRNPFLWIFCKMKKKFAKMYNAILKWRMNGEEGIFIFNLKNRSKKWEEYINELHPDIIITMSISSLLEITYNTKIRIPILNSVNGRPDYDYTNFFGGRKPFEVNLLKESFQKLAGVQLLFDSYRSYLPDCFNGKTVIIPNPVIQTLYTVNHFQIKDRYKIIHVARLDIGCKQQHLAIRSFAQLASKYVNWDFELWGEGPDRQFLEKQILDLNMQKRIFLMGFTDNPIQKLSEADVFVFPSKYEGFGLALVEAMSVGLPCIGLKSCSGVNELIKHENTGFLAENVEELLLFMDKLMENTILRNYLGRNAKNFVEVFNESKILKDWNKFIKEMRKLSIHN, from the coding sequence ATGAAAATATTATTTGTACAACATCTTCATTTTATCAATGGAAGTGGAGGAACAGAGAAAATCTGTTCTTTTCTAGCGAATAATTTTGTCAAACAAGGTCATCAAGTTGAAATTGCTACTAATGAAAATATTTCAGGATCAGCGATTTTTCCATTAGATGATCTGATTCAGGTGACAAATATTTATAAGCCTGATATTGTACAGAAAGAACAAATCCCTACTTTTAATTATCGAGGTAGAAATCCATTTTTGTGGATTTTTTGTAAAATGAAAAAGAAGTTTGCAAAAATGTATAATGCTATTCTAAAATGGAGAATGAATGGTGAAGAAGGGATATTTATTTTTAATCTAAAAAATCGGTCAAAAAAATGGGAAGAGTACATTAATGAATTGCATCCAGATATAATTATAACTATGTCTATAAGTTCATTATTGGAAATTACATATAATACTAAAATAAGAATCCCAATTTTAAACTCTGTAAATGGAAGACCAGATTATGATTATACTAATTTTTTTGGAGGAAGAAAGCCATTTGAAGTCAATTTATTAAAAGAATCTTTCCAAAAACTCGCAGGTGTTCAATTATTGTTTGATAGTTATCGATCCTATTTACCCGATTGTTTTAACGGAAAAACTGTCATTATCCCTAATCCTGTCATTCAGACCCTATATACTGTTAATCATTTTCAAATTAAGGATCGGTATAAAATAATTCATGTTGCGAGATTAGATATAGGATGTAAGCAACAGCATCTAGCAATTAGGAGTTTTGCACAGTTAGCATCTAAATATGTAAATTGGGACTTTGAATTATGGGGAGAAGGACCCGATCGACAATTTTTAGAAAAACAAATTTTAGACCTCAACATGCAAAAACGGATTTTTTTAATGGGATTTACAGATAATCCAATTCAAAAATTGAGTGAAGCAGATGTATTTGTTTTTCCAAGTAAATATGAAGGCTTTGGCTTAGCTTTAGTTGAAGCAATGTCAGTAGGTCTGCCTTGTATTGGTTTAAAGAGTTGTTCAGGTGTTAACGAACTCATTAAGCATGAAAATACAGGTTTTTTAGCAGAAAATGTTGAGGAATTGCTGTTGTTTATGGATAAATTGATGGAGAATACAATCCTTCGCAATTATCTAGGAAGGAATGCCAAGAATTTTGTAGAAGTTTTTAATGAATCAAAAATTTTGAAAGATTGGAATAAATTCATTAAGGAAATGCGTAAATTATCTATCCACAATTGA
- a CDS encoding thioredoxin domain-containing protein gives MANQLQFENSPYLKQHAHNPVHWMPWGEEALKKAQEENKLIIISIGYSACHWCHVMERESFENEVIAQTMNKFYVPIKIDREERPDIDQVYMTAVQLMTNAGGWPLNCICLPDGRPIYGGTYFKAHDWQNILIQIARMWEEQPEVTLEYADKLTRGIQQSERFPINPIPEQYKLDDLKDIINPWKELFDPKDGGYHRSPKFPLPNNWLFLLRYAVLAHDHETLNHVHFTLQKIASGGIYDHIGGGFARYSVDSEWHVPHFEKMLYDNGQLISLYAEAYQQHPLPLYKRIVEETITWAKREMLAPNKGFYSALDADSEGVEGKFYTFDLSEIKTILGDDADLFIAYFNITAEGNWEEEKINILNCDIDADQMAQEAGYTSEEWEAYLRTIKKKLFDYRKKRIHPGLDHKQLATWNALLLNGLIDAYRVFDKQDYLELALENAEFLMHELIAEDFTMLHQPKDSNRSIPGFLDDYAFTIAAFTALYEATFEEKWLYTAKGLLDKTIELFYDNHEKTFYYSASNSEKLIARKSEVMDNVIPSSTSTICHQLKKIGLLFDNEGYIALSDQLFANVFPQIKTYGSAYSNWAILLLEELYGCNEIALTGEDAQAFRKELDHYYIPNKIVLGGTKGSLPLLLNREGLKSKAYLCRNKTCSLPQNTIAELIKIIE, from the coding sequence ATGGCAAATCAATTGCAATTTGAAAATTCTCCCTACCTGAAGCAACATGCTCACAATCCAGTTCATTGGATGCCATGGGGAGAGGAAGCTTTAAAAAAAGCTCAAGAAGAAAATAAATTGATCATCATCAGTATTGGTTACTCTGCGTGCCACTGGTGTCATGTCATGGAACGGGAAAGCTTTGAAAATGAAGTGATCGCTCAAACCATGAACAAGTTCTATGTACCGATCAAAATTGATCGGGAAGAACGTCCGGATATTGATCAAGTATACATGACTGCAGTACAACTCATGACTAATGCGGGCGGATGGCCATTAAACTGTATCTGTTTACCTGATGGTAGACCGATTTACGGTGGCACTTACTTTAAAGCACATGACTGGCAAAATATATTAATTCAAATTGCCCGAATGTGGGAAGAACAACCTGAGGTGACACTGGAATATGCTGACAAATTGACAAGAGGTATTCAACAAAGTGAACGTTTTCCCATAAATCCAATTCCTGAACAATATAAATTGGATGATTTGAAAGATATCATCAACCCCTGGAAAGAACTATTCGATCCAAAAGATGGCGGCTATCACCGTAGTCCTAAGTTTCCTCTTCCAAACAACTGGTTATTCTTATTACGCTATGCCGTCTTAGCGCATGATCATGAAACCTTAAATCATGTGCATTTTACGCTTCAAAAAATAGCCTCAGGAGGTATTTATGACCATATTGGTGGTGGGTTTGCTCGTTACTCGGTTGATAGTGAATGGCATGTCCCTCATTTTGAGAAAATGCTTTACGACAATGGTCAACTGATTTCCTTATATGCAGAAGCATATCAACAACATCCTTTACCTTTGTACAAACGTATTGTTGAAGAAACAATTACATGGGCCAAGCGAGAGATGTTAGCTCCAAATAAGGGCTTTTACTCAGCCTTGGATGCAGATAGTGAAGGAGTAGAAGGAAAGTTTTATACTTTTGATTTATCGGAAATTAAAACCATCTTGGGCGATGATGCTGATTTATTTATCGCTTACTTTAATATTACAGCTGAGGGAAATTGGGAAGAAGAAAAAATCAATATCCTGAATTGTGATATTGATGCAGATCAAATGGCTCAAGAAGCAGGATATACCTCCGAAGAATGGGAAGCTTATCTGCGTACAATTAAGAAAAAATTATTTGATTACCGAAAAAAACGTATTCATCCGGGACTTGACCATAAACAGCTCGCCACTTGGAATGCACTTCTTCTAAATGGTCTAATCGATGCGTATCGCGTATTTGATAAGCAAGACTATTTAGAACTCGCTTTGGAAAATGCGGAATTCTTGATGCATGAATTGATTGCAGAAGATTTCACAATGCTCCATCAACCGAAAGATTCTAATCGGAGTATTCCCGGATTTTTAGATGATTATGCTTTCACTATCGCTGCATTTACAGCATTGTATGAAGCTACATTCGAAGAGAAATGGCTTTATACAGCAAAAGGATTATTAGATAAAACAATCGAACTGTTTTACGACAATCATGAAAAAACCTTCTACTACAGCGCTTCTAATTCAGAAAAATTAATTGCTCGAAAAAGTGAAGTCATGGATAATGTCATTCCGTCATCTACATCTACAATCTGTCATCAATTAAAAAAAATAGGACTACTATTTGATAATGAGGGATATATAGCGTTATCAGATCAATTATTTGCAAATGTATTTCCACAAATCAAGACATATGGCTCTGCTTATTCAAATTGGGCAATATTATTGTTAGAAGAATTGTATGGTTGCAATGAGATTGCGCTAACTGGAGAGGATGCTCAGGCATTTCGTAAAGAGCTAGATCATTATTACATTCCGAATAAAATCGTATTAGGTGGAACAAAAGGCAGTCTACCATTGTTATTAAATAGAGAGGGTTTAAAATCAAAAGCCTACCTTTGTAGAAATAAAACATGCAGTCTGCCACAGAATACGATTGCAGAACTTATAAAAATAATAGAATAA
- a CDS encoding SixA phosphatase family protein: MSKNLYIVRHAKAEQSFSKRDFDRILIDKGIERAQRISYQLSLHMQADATTLCISSSADRAYQTAEIFIKAIKYPQIALIKEDQLYEATYLDILTLINQVPAHINTLFIFGHNPGLSDFIEYVSNESVPLSTSQVVHLVLDDGFDFNTLTSNSATLLNTIV; this comes from the coding sequence ATGTCTAAAAATCTTTATATCGTCCGTCATGCAAAGGCTGAACAGTCATTTTCCAAAAGGGATTTCGACCGTATATTAATAGACAAAGGCATTGAAAGAGCACAACGCATTTCCTATCAATTGTCCTTACACATGCAAGCTGATGCAACTACGCTTTGTATTTCTTCTTCAGCAGATAGAGCATACCAAACAGCCGAAATATTTATTAAAGCGATTAAATATCCACAAATTGCTTTGATTAAAGAAGATCAACTTTATGAAGCAACGTACTTGGATATATTAACATTAATCAATCAGGTACCTGCACATATCAATACGCTTTTTATCTTTGGTCATAACCCGGGCCTATCCGACTTTATTGAATACGTCAGCAATGAATCAGTTCCGTTGTCAACTTCACAGGTCGTACACTTAGTACTTGATGATGGATTTGATTTTAATACTTTGACTTCCAACTCCGCAACGCTTTTAAATACTATAGTATAA